The proteins below come from a single Drosophila kikkawai strain 14028-0561.14 chromosome 3R, DkikHiC1v2, whole genome shotgun sequence genomic window:
- the TfIIA-L gene encoding transcription initiation factor IIA subunit 1, which produces MALCQTSVLKVYHAVIEDVITNVRDAFLDEGVDEQVLQEMKQIWRNKLLASKAVELTPEPGEGSHPPPIVANNPKAANAKAKKAAAAATSQPQIGSSSSSLVLKSVAGGATGSGIKNGLVPIKQEVNSQNPPPLHPTSGAALLQKQQQAAGGGGQASIPIVATLDPNRIMPVNITLPSPAGSASSESRVLTIQVPASALQENQLTQILTAHLISSIMTLPTTLASSVLQQHVNAALSSANHQKNLAAAKQLDGALDSSDEDESEESDDNIDNDDDDDVDKDDDEDVEHEDAAEEEPLNSEDDVTDEDSAEMFDTDNVIVCQYDKITRSRNKWKFYLKDGIMNMRGKDYVFQKSNGDAEW; this is translated from the exons ATGGCGCTATGCCAGACATCGGTG CTGAAGGTGTATCATGCCGTGATCGAGGATGTCATCACAAACGTGCGCGACGCCTTCCTGGACGAGGGCGTGGACGAGCAGGTACTTCAGGAGATGAAGCAGATTTGGCGTAACAAGCTGCTGGCCAGTAAGGCTGTTGAGCTGACCCCTGAGCCGGGCGAGGGCTCGCATCCACCGCCCATTGTGGCCAATAATCCAAAG GCAGCCAATGCCAAGGCCAAGAAGGCCGCCGCTGCGGCCACATCACAGCCACAaattggcagcagcagctcgtcGCTCGTACTAAAGTCGGTCGCCGGTGGTGCAACGGGAAGTGGCATCAAAAACGGACTGGTGCCCATCAAGCAGGAAGTTAACTCACAGAACCCGCCGCCACTGCATCCGACCTCCGGCGCCGCACTGCTGCAGAAACAACAGCAGGCGGCTGGCGGTGGTGGACAGGCATCCATTCCAATAGTGGCTACGTTGGATCCCAACCGTATAATGCCAGTAAAT ATCACACTGCCCTCGCCAGCCGGCTCGGCAAGTTCGGAATCTCGCGTACTCACCATTCAAGTGCCTGCCTCGGCACTCCAGGAGAATCAGCTAACACAAATACTAACGGCTCATCTGATTTCCTCCATCATGACCTTGCCCACCACTTTGGCCTCGTCTGTGCTGCAGCAGCACGTCAATGCTGCCCTTAGCAGTGCCAACCACCAGA AAAATCTGGCCGCAGCCAAACAATTGGACGGTGCCTTGGACTCGTCCGATGAAGACGAAAGCGAAGAGAGTGACGACAACAttgacaacgacgacgatgatgatgtaGACAAAGATGACGATGAAGATGTTGAGCACGAGGATGCCGCCGAAGAGGAGCCCCTCAACAGCGAGGACGACGTCACTGACGAGGACTCCGCAGAAATGTTTGACACAGACAACGTGATTGTCTGCCAATACGATAAG ATCACCCGTTCACGCAACAAATGGAAGTTCTATCTCAAAGATGGCATTATGAACATGCGTGGCAAGGATTATGTATTCCAAAAATCGAATGGTGACGCCGAATGGTAA
- the pll gene encoding serine/threonine-protein kinase pelle — MSGAETAEAVALAQDQANGNRTRSRSHIDDTMAIRLLPLPVRHQLCAHLDALDVWLQLATAVKLYPDQVEQISSQKQRGRSASNEFLNIWGGQYNHTVQTLFALFKKLKLHNAMRLIKDYVSEDLHRYIPRSVPTISELRALPDSSAKVDNGPPFPSSSGVSNSNNNRTTTSEEIPSLESLGNIHISTVQRAAESLLKIDYSELESATDKWCPDNRLGQGGFGEVYRGEWKQLDVAIKVMNYRSPNIDKNQVELQQSYNELKYLNTIRHDNILALYGYSINGEKPCLVYQLMKGGSLENRLRAHKSQQPLPALTWQQRFSISHGTARGIYFLHTARSTPLIHGDIKPANILLDQCLQPKIGDFGLAREGPKSIDAVMQVKKVFGTRIYLPPEFRNSKQLSTGVDVYSFGIVLLEVFTGRQVTDRLPKNDLQQDLLHYVKQHWRQNRTELLDKHVATPLGEELDMCMCAIEAGLHCTALDPQDRPSMDAVLNRFKPFRNDF; from the exons ATGAGTGGCGCAGAAACTGCCGAGGCAGTGGCTCTGGCCCAGGACCAGGCGAACGGAAATAGGACTAGGTCGCGCTCCCACATCGATGACACGATGGCTATCCGGCTTCTGCCTTTGCCGGTGCGTCATCAGCTGTGTGCCCACCTGGACGCCCTGGACGTGTGGCTGCAGCTGGCGACGGCCGTGAAGCTTTATCCGGACCAAGTGGAGCAGATAAGCAGTCAGAAGCAGCGGGGCAGGTCTGCGTCGAACGAGTTCCTCAACATTTGGGGCGGGCAGTACAACCACACCGTTCAgactttgtttgctttgttcAAGAA ATTGAAGCTCCACAATGCCATGCGGCTGATCAAGGACTATGTGAGCGAGGATTTGCACAGGTATATTCCCAGGAGCGTTCCCACCATCAGCGAGCTGCGCGCTCTGCCCGATTCCAGTGCCAAGGTGGACAATGGTCCCCCTTTTCCCTCCTCCTCCGGTGTTAGCAACTCAAACAACAATCGGACCACCACGAGCGAGGAGATTCCCAGCCTGGAGTCGCTGGGCAACATTCACATCAGCACGGTTCAAAGGGCAGCCGAATCCCTACTGAAGATCGATTATTCTGAGCTGGAGAGCGCCACTGATAAATGGTGTCCCGACAATCGGCTCGGGCAGGGTGGATTCGGAGAGGTGTATCGCGGCGAGTGGAAGCAGCTGGACGTGGCCATCAAGGTAATGAACTATCGTAGCCCCAACATCGACAAGAACCAAGTGGAGCTGCAGCAGAGCTACAACGAGCTCAAGTACCTCAACACAATTCGGCACGACAATATCCTGGCGTTGTACGGGTACAGTATCAACGGCGAGAAGCCCTGCCTTGTCTACCAGCTGATGAAGGGTGGCTCGCTGGAGAATCGCCTTCGGGCACACAAGTCGCAGCAACCACTGCCAGCTCTCACCTGGCAGCAGAGATTTAGCATCAGTCACGGAACAGCCAGGGGCATCTACTTCCTGCACACAGCTCGGAGCACTCCGCTCATCCATGGGGATATCAAGCCGGCGAACATTCTGCTGGATCAGTGCCTGCAGCCAAAGATTGGCGACTTTGGACTGGCGCGCGAGGGTCCCAAGTCCATCGATGCAGTGATGCAAGTGAAGAAAGTCTTTGGAACGAGAATCTATCTGCCGCCGGAGTTTCGCAACTCCAAGCAGCTTAGTACAGGCGTGGACGTATACAGCTTCGGGATTGTGCTGCTGGAGGTATTCACCGGGCGACAGGTTACCGATCGGTTGCCCAAGAACGACCTGCAACAGGATCTGCTGCACTACGTCAAACAACACTGGCGGCAGAATCGCACTGAGCTGTTGGACAAGCATGTTGCCACGCCGCTGGGCGAAGAACTGGACATGTGCATGTGCGCCATAGAGGCGGGACTGCACTGCACCGCTCTGGATCCGCAGGATCGTCCCTCAATGGATGCAGTACTCAACCGTTTCAAGCCATTCCGCAATGATTTTTAA